Proteins found in one Fulvitalea axinellae genomic segment:
- a CDS encoding CTP synthase: MGAAKYIFVTGGVTSSLGKGIIAASLAKLLQARGLSVTIQKFDPYINVDPGTLNPYEHGECYVTTDGAETDLDLGHYERFLNVRTSQANNVTTGRIYHNVITKEREGAFLGKTVQVIPHITDEIKNNFYKLGETGEYDVIITEIGGCVGDIESLPFIEAVRQAKWDLGEDNAMVIHLTLVPYLNAAGELKTKPTQHSVKQLLQAGIQPDILVCRTEHSLPMEIRKKLALFCNVKLNRIIESIDAETIYDVPLLMLKEKLDKRVIETLNISYESEPKLDLWKDFLGRLKNPTDEIRISLVGKYVELHDAYKSIVEAFVHAGAENECKVKINWVSSESVTAENVQEKIGDSDGVLVAPGFGERGLEGKIEAVRFVRENKIPFFGICLGMQCAVIEFARNVLGLEGANSTEMDSEAAHPVIDLMEDQKELTQMGGTMRLGAYPCELKEGTLAKQVYDAEIVNERHRHRYEFNNKYLEDLENAGMTASGINPETGLVEIVELEDHPFFIGSQFHPELKSTVINPQRLFVGFVKAALKYHRNAKES; the protein is encoded by the coding sequence ATGGGTGCTGCTAAGTATATCTTCGTAACGGGTGGCGTTACGTCTTCATTGGGTAAGGGAATCATCGCCGCTTCTTTGGCGAAACTGTTACAGGCCAGAGGGCTTTCCGTAACCATTCAGAAATTTGACCCTTATATCAATGTCGATCCGGGAACGCTCAATCCCTATGAGCATGGCGAGTGCTATGTTACTACCGACGGGGCCGAGACGGACTTGGATTTGGGACACTACGAAAGGTTCCTGAATGTCAGGACTTCGCAGGCCAATAACGTCACTACGGGGAGAATCTACCACAACGTGATCACCAAGGAGCGTGAAGGTGCGTTCTTGGGCAAGACTGTTCAGGTCATCCCTCACATCACGGACGAGATCAAGAATAATTTCTACAAACTAGGCGAGACAGGCGAATATGATGTCATCATTACCGAAATTGGCGGTTGTGTTGGCGATATCGAGTCTTTGCCGTTTATTGAGGCCGTCCGACAAGCTAAGTGGGATCTGGGCGAAGACAACGCCATGGTGATTCACTTGACGCTTGTGCCTTACCTGAACGCTGCGGGCGAGCTTAAGACAAAGCCAACGCAACATTCGGTAAAACAATTGCTTCAGGCGGGTATTCAGCCAGACATTTTGGTTTGCCGTACTGAGCACTCGTTGCCGATGGAGATCCGTAAGAAGCTGGCCTTATTCTGCAACGTGAAGCTTAACAGGATCATCGAGTCAATCGACGCTGAGACGATCTACGATGTGCCGTTGCTCATGCTTAAGGAAAAGCTTGACAAGAGGGTGATCGAGACATTGAACATCTCTTATGAAAGCGAGCCTAAGCTTGACCTTTGGAAAGATTTCCTGGGAAGATTGAAAAACCCTACCGACGAAATCCGCATTTCGCTTGTGGGTAAATACGTTGAACTACACGACGCTTATAAGTCTATCGTGGAGGCGTTCGTACACGCCGGAGCCGAGAATGAGTGTAAAGTCAAGATCAACTGGGTGAGCTCGGAATCGGTAACAGCTGAGAACGTACAGGAGAAAATAGGCGATTCGGATGGTGTATTGGTAGCGCCGGGCTTCGGAGAAAGGGGCTTGGAAGGAAAAATTGAGGCCGTTCGTTTTGTCCGTGAGAATAAGATTCCGTTCTTCGGGATCTGTTTGGGTATGCAATGCGCCGTTATCGAATTTGCGCGCAACGTGCTCGGGCTTGAGGGGGCTAATTCTACCGAAATGGATAGCGAAGCGGCTCACCCTGTTATTGACTTGATGGAAGATCAGAAAGAACTTACCCAAATGGGCGGTACCATGCGTCTGGGTGCCTATCCGTGTGAGTTGAAAGAGGGAACATTGGCTAAGCAAGTTTATGATGCCGAAATCGTAAACGAGCGTCACCGTCACCGTTACGAGTTCAACAACAAGTATCTTGAAGATCTGGAGAATGCGGGTATGACCGCTTCCGGTATTAACCCTGAAACCGGTCTGGTTGAGATCGTCGAGCTTGAGGATCATCCGTTCTTTATAGGTTCGCAGTTCCATCCAGAATTGAAAAGCACTGTGATTAATCCTCAACGTTTGTTCGTAGGATTTGTGAAAGCGGCGCTGAAGTACCACAGAAATGCCAAAGAGTCTTAA
- a CDS encoding beta-ketoacyl-ACP synthase III — protein sequence MYTSIVKGVGHYVPENVVTNEDLTKLMDTTNEWIVERTGITERRFFTEGKDTTSTMAAEASKVALERAGLEASDIDLIVFATITPDYYFPGSGVLLQRQLGIAGVPALDVRNACSGFVYGVSVADQFIKTGMYKTVLVVGSEVQSSGLQMNTEGRGVAVIFGDGAGAMILQRGEEESGRGVLSTHLHADGNFAEELCMKYPSSSYKPWMTHEMVDDPGSKAYMNGNLVFKHAVVRFMEVIGEALAANKIPKEDIDMLVPHQANLRISEFVRQKLGLPKEKVYNNIMRYGNTTGASIPIALSEAWAEGKIKEGDLVCLAAFGSGFTWASSLIRW from the coding sequence ATGTATACATCGATAGTAAAAGGAGTCGGGCATTATGTGCCTGAAAACGTTGTGACCAATGAGGATCTTACAAAACTTATGGACACGACTAACGAGTGGATTGTCGAACGTACCGGAATTACGGAGCGGAGATTCTTCACCGAGGGAAAAGATACGACTTCGACTATGGCCGCGGAGGCATCGAAGGTGGCCTTGGAGCGGGCTGGCCTCGAGGCTTCTGATATTGATTTGATTGTTTTCGCCACAATTACTCCTGATTATTACTTTCCTGGTTCAGGCGTATTGTTGCAACGCCAATTGGGGATTGCGGGTGTGCCCGCCTTGGATGTCAGAAACGCATGTTCCGGATTTGTGTATGGCGTTTCCGTTGCGGATCAGTTCATAAAGACGGGAATGTACAAGACTGTTTTGGTTGTGGGTTCTGAAGTGCAGTCTTCGGGACTTCAAATGAATACCGAGGGCCGTGGCGTTGCCGTAATTTTTGGGGACGGAGCTGGAGCTATGATTCTGCAGCGTGGAGAGGAAGAGTCCGGGCGTGGAGTCCTTTCCACTCATTTGCATGCGGATGGTAATTTTGCCGAAGAGCTGTGCATGAAATATCCAAGCAGTAGCTATAAGCCGTGGATGACGCACGAAATGGTGGATGATCCTGGTTCTAAAGCTTACATGAACGGCAACTTGGTGTTTAAGCATGCGGTAGTGCGATTTATGGAAGTTATAGGGGAAGCTTTGGCCGCAAATAAAATTCCTAAAGAAGACATTGATATGCTGGTGCCGCACCAAGCGAACCTTCGTATCAGCGAATTTGTGCGTCAGAAACTCGGCTTGCCTAAAGAAAAGGTTTATAACAACATTATGCGCTACGGAAACACAACGGGAGCGTCAATTCCGATCGCTTTGAGTGAGGCTTGGGCCGAAGGGAAGATCAAGGAAGGCGATTTGGTTTGTCTCGCCGCATTCGGTAGCGGATTTACTTGGGCATCGTCATTGATTCGCTGGTAA
- the murI gene encoding glutamate racemase: protein MTAPKTQVMNERPIGIFDSGLGGLSVWREIHRQAPNESTIYFADSARCPYGPKTPEQVRDYSFEITERLLDLGCKAIVVACNTATAAAIEELRNSFDIPFIGMEPAVKPAALRTKTGHVGVLATQGTLKGALYRKTSQKYANDVLVHVQIGEGLVELVENRMHESPECEELLRTYIQPMLEAKADHIVLGCTHYPFFKNLVTKISGPHVNIVDPAPAVAKQTLNILRKQDSFNTKNISAQHSFFSTGNLDSLKKMAEPLFSKSPATDVIFGKFNISDPTT from the coding sequence ATGACCGCACCTAAAACACAAGTGATGAACGAGCGCCCTATCGGCATTTTTGATTCAGGCCTTGGAGGCCTTTCCGTTTGGAGGGAAATCCATAGACAGGCCCCAAACGAATCCACCATTTATTTCGCCGACAGCGCAAGATGCCCTTACGGCCCAAAAACTCCGGAACAAGTAAGGGACTACAGTTTCGAAATCACTGAACGCCTTCTGGATTTGGGTTGCAAAGCAATTGTAGTCGCCTGCAACACAGCAACCGCCGCCGCGATAGAGGAACTTCGCAATAGCTTCGATATTCCATTTATCGGAATGGAGCCGGCCGTGAAACCGGCCGCTTTGCGCACAAAAACCGGACACGTAGGCGTATTGGCTACCCAAGGAACACTTAAAGGCGCTTTATACCGCAAAACGAGCCAAAAATACGCTAATGACGTTTTGGTCCATGTCCAAATCGGCGAAGGACTAGTTGAGCTAGTGGAAAACCGCATGCACGAAAGCCCGGAATGCGAAGAGCTTCTGAGAACTTATATTCAGCCGATGCTAGAGGCCAAAGCTGATCATATCGTTTTGGGATGCACGCACTACCCTTTCTTCAAAAATCTAGTAACGAAGATTTCCGGACCGCATGTCAATATTGTGGACCCTGCGCCCGCTGTAGCCAAACAAACGCTCAATATTTTGCGAAAGCAAGACAGTTTTAACACAAAAAATATTTCGGCACAACATTCTTTCTTCAGCACGGGGAACTTGGACAGCTTAAAAAAAATGGCCGAACCCCTTTTCTCAAAGAGCCCGGCCACTGATGTCATTTTCGGAAAATTTAACATTTCCGATCCAACGACATAA
- a CDS encoding DUF2167 domain-containing protein: MNRIILLALSFCLLGFSGKAFSGESVDSADETVELDSVALYLAAIDSVNNSFDYQTGTVTIGDGLATINVPEGYKFLDAKQAEYVFTELWGNPPSETLGMLLKADKGPLDDDTYFVGISFDEEGYVEDEDAQDMDFEELLETMQSDMEEVNEARKAQGYDAVELVGWAAEPFYDAKAKKLHWAKELRFEGNDVNTLNYNIRILGRKGYLELNAISDVKILPQVQNDVDKVLASVNFNEGHRYSDFNPSIDKVAAYGIGGLIAGKVLAKAGFLSVLAKFGKFIFIGIAGLFALVRKKIFGGE; the protein is encoded by the coding sequence ATGAATAGAATAATACTATTGGCCCTGAGCTTTTGTCTTTTGGGTTTTTCCGGTAAAGCATTTTCTGGGGAAAGCGTAGATTCAGCCGATGAGACTGTCGAATTGGACTCCGTTGCGCTATATCTGGCGGCGATCGACAGTGTTAACAACAGCTTCGATTATCAAACGGGGACTGTGACCATCGGTGACGGATTAGCGACTATCAATGTACCAGAAGGCTATAAGTTTTTGGATGCGAAGCAGGCCGAATATGTTTTCACGGAACTTTGGGGAAATCCTCCATCGGAGACATTGGGGATGTTACTCAAAGCTGACAAAGGCCCATTGGACGACGATACCTATTTTGTCGGAATTTCCTTTGACGAAGAAGGTTACGTGGAGGATGAGGACGCTCAGGATATGGACTTTGAGGAACTATTGGAGACCATGCAGTCCGATATGGAAGAAGTGAACGAGGCGAGGAAAGCCCAAGGCTACGATGCTGTGGAATTAGTTGGGTGGGCGGCCGAGCCGTTTTACGACGCGAAAGCTAAGAAACTGCACTGGGCAAAAGAGCTGAGGTTCGAAGGAAATGATGTGAATACCCTTAATTACAATATCCGGATCTTGGGGAGAAAAGGTTATTTGGAGTTGAACGCAATCAGTGACGTGAAAATATTGCCTCAGGTTCAGAATGACGTAGATAAAGTATTGGCTAGCGTTAACTTCAATGAAGGGCATCGTTACAGCGATTTTAACCCGAGTATTGACAAAGTCGCGGCGTATGGAATCGGAGGTTTGATTGCCGGTAAGGTATTGGCCAAGGCCGGGTTCCTTTCCGTTTTGGCCAAATTCGGCAAGTTTATCTTTATCGGTATCGCAGGCTTGTTCGCTTTGGTGCGTAAGAAGATCTTCGGCGGAGAATAA
- a CDS encoding aminotransferase class V-fold PLP-dependent enzyme, with product MKNRPFILVPGPSALYFTVEDHLKEALALQVPSISHRSEFYTEIHRETVSNIRKLLNIPSDFHVFFTGSATEVWERIAQNLIIAKSGHVVNGAFSKKNFEAAKAMGVDAHKIEAVEGDLPNVTAESFPKDIEVLNFTHNETSTGVMTPMDNIREARNLYPDAIISLDVVSSAPYVDIDFEAVDTAYFSVQKCFGLPAGLGVWIVNDRCVQKAKEKSQAGHSLGSYHSIPSLLKMAVKDQTPETPNVLGVYLLGKVAGDMLNKGLDVLRRETIYKSTVLYETLKKHPSLSPLAEKEELQSKTVVVAKCEGGSERFLKALAEKGLQPGSGYGGAKNTQIRIANFPTHSKELIEMLSDELMKID from the coding sequence ATGAAAAACCGACCTTTTATTCTTGTCCCCGGCCCTTCGGCGCTTTACTTTACAGTGGAAGATCATCTAAAAGAGGCTTTGGCCTTGCAAGTTCCTTCCATATCGCACAGAAGTGAATTTTATACGGAAATCCATCGCGAAACAGTAAGCAATATCCGCAAACTGCTCAACATCCCATCCGACTTTCACGTCTTCTTCACCGGATCGGCAACGGAAGTTTGGGAAAGAATCGCTCAGAACTTGATCATCGCCAAATCCGGGCATGTGGTAAACGGCGCTTTTTCCAAAAAGAATTTCGAAGCGGCCAAAGCCATGGGTGTTGACGCCCACAAGATAGAAGCCGTAGAGGGCGACTTGCCGAACGTCACCGCCGAAAGTTTTCCGAAGGACATCGAAGTCCTGAACTTTACGCACAACGAAACCTCTACCGGCGTTATGACGCCAATGGACAATATCCGGGAAGCCCGCAACTTGTACCCCGACGCAATTATCTCTTTGGACGTGGTTTCTTCGGCTCCGTATGTCGACATTGATTTCGAAGCCGTGGACACCGCTTATTTTTCCGTTCAAAAATGCTTCGGTTTGCCGGCCGGGCTTGGCGTATGGATCGTCAACGATCGTTGTGTTCAAAAGGCGAAAGAAAAATCGCAGGCGGGACATAGCTTGGGTTCTTATCACAGTATCCCGTCATTACTGAAAATGGCGGTTAAAGACCAAACACCCGAAACACCGAACGTATTGGGCGTTTACCTTCTGGGCAAAGTGGCCGGCGATATGCTTAACAAAGGTTTGGACGTATTGCGCAGGGAAACGATTTACAAATCGACAGTGCTTTACGAAACGCTGAAAAAGCACCCGTCGCTCTCTCCTTTGGCAGAAAAGGAGGAATTGCAGTCCAAAACCGTTGTGGTGGCAAAATGCGAAGGCGGTTCCGAAAGATTCCTGAAGGCTTTGGCAGAAAAGGGTTTACAGCCAGGAAGCGGATACGGCGGAGCGAAAAACACGCAGATCCGCATAGCCAACTTCCCGACCCACTCCAAAGAGCTAATAGAAATGCTCAGCGACGAACTGATGAAAATAGACTAA
- a CDS encoding glutathione peroxidase produces MASVYDFKVKDIRGKEVSLEEYKGKVLLIVNTASKCGLTPQYKGLEELYKELNGQGLEVLGFPCNQFGGQEPGSEEEIGQFCELNYGVSFPMFSKIDVNGSETHPLYEYLKSEKKGVLGTKAIKWNFTKFLIDKEGRVIERFSPTTEPAKIKGAIEKLL; encoded by the coding sequence ATGGCTTCAGTTTATGATTTCAAAGTGAAGGATATCCGAGGTAAGGAAGTGTCCTTGGAGGAATATAAAGGGAAAGTGTTGTTGATTGTGAACACTGCCAGTAAGTGTGGGTTGACGCCTCAGTATAAAGGTTTGGAAGAGCTTTACAAAGAGCTGAACGGACAAGGTTTGGAGGTTCTGGGCTTTCCGTGCAACCAGTTCGGAGGGCAGGAACCCGGAAGCGAAGAGGAGATCGGTCAGTTTTGCGAGTTGAATTACGGCGTAAGCTTCCCGATGTTCTCAAAAATCGATGTCAACGGTTCCGAAACCCATCCGCTTTACGAATACCTGAAATCGGAGAAAAAAGGAGTGTTGGGGACGAAAGCTATAAAGTGGAACTTTACCAAGTTTCTGATTGATAAGGAAGGCCGTGTTATAGAGCGCTTTTCGCCGACAACCGAGCCTGCGAAAATTAAAGGAGCGATTGAAAAATTGCTGTAA
- the ilvA gene encoding threonine ammonia-lyase IlvA, with amino-acid sequence MLKEENKTKLVGLDRIQQAHQRIKSVVTKTPLQRNLNLSEAYDCNIWLKREDAQVVRSYKIRGAFNKISSLSDEEKAKGVVCASAGNHAQGVAYACRALGIKGEIFMPGTTPNQKVGQVKMFGRDFVDVILTGDTFDDAYKEAMNSCDSQGKAFIHPFDDPYVMAGQGTVGLEIFMDAEEPIDYILVPIGGGGLASGLGSYIKQVSPDTKIIGLEPEGAPAMRDSLLKGEVITLDSIEKFVDGAAVRRVGDNTFEVCQEVIDEVLLVPEGKICTSILSLYNQDAIVVEPAGALSVAGLDLVKDRLKGKNVVCLISGGNNDITRTEEIKERSMLHEGIKHYFIVTFPQRAGALREFLVDVLGPTDDITLFEYTKKSSREKGPALVGIETKASEDYKRIIERMEERNIVFKYLNKRPDLFQYLI; translated from the coding sequence ATGTTGAAGGAAGAAAACAAAACGAAACTTGTCGGCTTGGACCGGATACAACAAGCCCACCAGCGCATAAAAAGCGTGGTGACCAAGACGCCTTTGCAACGTAACCTGAACCTTTCGGAGGCTTACGATTGCAATATTTGGCTTAAAAGGGAAGATGCCCAAGTGGTCCGTTCATACAAGATTCGTGGCGCTTTCAACAAGATTTCCTCTTTGAGTGACGAGGAAAAGGCCAAAGGAGTCGTGTGTGCCAGTGCGGGTAACCATGCCCAGGGCGTCGCTTACGCATGTCGCGCGTTGGGGATAAAAGGCGAGATCTTTATGCCCGGCACTACGCCGAACCAGAAAGTGGGTCAGGTGAAGATGTTCGGAAGGGATTTCGTGGACGTAATCCTTACAGGCGACACCTTTGACGACGCATACAAAGAGGCAATGAACTCTTGCGATAGTCAAGGAAAGGCTTTTATCCATCCGTTTGACGATCCGTACGTGATGGCGGGGCAAGGTACCGTAGGTTTGGAAATTTTCATGGATGCCGAAGAGCCGATCGATTACATCTTGGTGCCGATTGGCGGTGGTGGATTGGCTTCGGGTCTTGGAAGCTACATCAAACAAGTCAGTCCCGACACGAAGATAATCGGTTTGGAGCCGGAAGGAGCGCCAGCCATGCGCGATTCATTGCTCAAAGGCGAAGTGATAACACTAGATTCAATCGAAAAATTCGTGGACGGCGCTGCGGTAAGGCGTGTTGGTGACAATACTTTTGAGGTCTGCCAAGAAGTGATAGACGAGGTGTTGCTTGTTCCCGAAGGGAAAATATGCACATCGATTTTGAGTCTTTATAACCAGGATGCGATAGTTGTAGAGCCCGCAGGGGCGTTATCAGTAGCGGGATTGGATTTGGTCAAAGATCGACTGAAAGGCAAAAACGTCGTTTGTCTGATAAGTGGCGGTAATAATGACATTACCAGAACGGAAGAAATCAAGGAACGGTCGATGTTGCACGAGGGCATCAAACACTACTTTATAGTGACGTTCCCTCAGCGTGCGGGCGCTTTGCGAGAGTTCTTGGTGGATGTGCTTGGGCCAACTGACGATATTACTCTTTTCGAATACACCAAAAAGAGCAGTAGAGAAAAAGGTCCGGCGCTTGTGGGAATCGAGACCAAAGCATCAGAAGATTACAAGCGAATAATCGAGCGAATGGAAGAGCGGAATATCGTGTTTAAGTACCTGAACAAGAGGCCGGATTTGTTCCAATATCTTATCTAA
- the ilvN gene encoding acetolactate synthase small subunit, with amino-acid sequence MNRQFTITIFSENHSGLLNRITIIFTRRKMNIESITTAKSEIPGIHRYNIVVEATQDQVEKVVGQIDKQVEVIRAYLSQDDEIIHREVALYKVLNRPGAREKLEKVVDSHGAKIIRDEKDYFAVELCSREGEIDILLKDLQPFGVCEFARSGRVAVTKAMDHMNDYLLALEDECSC; translated from the coding sequence ATGAACAGGCAATTCACGATAACGATTTTTTCGGAGAACCATTCGGGTCTTCTTAACAGGATAACGATCATCTTCACTAGAAGGAAGATGAATATCGAGAGCATTACCACGGCTAAGTCAGAGATTCCGGGTATCCACCGCTACAATATTGTGGTGGAAGCTACTCAGGATCAGGTCGAGAAAGTCGTGGGCCAAATCGATAAGCAGGTGGAGGTGATCCGCGCTTATCTCTCTCAAGACGACGAGATTATTCACCGTGAGGTGGCGCTTTACAAAGTGCTCAACCGTCCGGGGGCGAGGGAAAAACTCGAAAAGGTGGTGGATAGTCACGGAGCCAAGATTATCCGTGACGAGAAGGATTACTTCGCCGTTGAGCTTTGTTCGCGCGAAGGCGAAATTGATATTCTTCTCAAAGATCTTCAGCCTTTCGGCGTGTGCGAATTCGCCCGCTCAGGACGCGTAGCCGTGACCAAGGCCATGGATCATATGAACGATTATCTGCTGGCTTTGGAAGACGAATGTTCTTGCTGA
- the ilvB gene encoding biosynthetic-type acetolactate synthase large subunit gives MKPTSNFPKASAVAEAPKKTKKNISGAEAVILSLLEEGVGTVFGYPGGAIMPIYDALYDYREKLNHILVRHEQGASHAAEGFARVSGEVGVCMATSGPGATNLVTGIADAMVDSTPMVCITGQVGKNLLGTDAFQETDVIGITMPVCKWSYQVTSAEEIPGVMAKAFYLARSGRPGPVVVDITKNAQFETLDFEYKGCENVRSYRPVPAPKESAIVAAAEVINNAKRPMILAGHGILISGAQEEFLEFVEKTGIPVGSTLLGLSAFPSSHPLNMGMLGMHGNYAPNIKTNEADVILAVGMRFDDRVTGDLNTYAKQATVIHIEIDKAEISKNVKADIPIVSDAKLALQALLPKVDKKTYPDWVHEFEEAAKVEKARVIEGDIHPSEGKIKMAEVVNRVSEMTDGKAIVTTDVGQHQMIGARYYKFEDTDTWVTSGGLGTMGFALPAAFGAKLGRPEKEVVAFIGDGGFQMTLQELGTIADSEHPVKIVILNNSFLGMVRQWQELFFERRYSFTDIKSPDFVTIAKGYGIESERVSERENLDEALGRMLASDKSFLLEVVVEKEDNVFPMVPTGMCVSKVKLGKED, from the coding sequence GTGAAACCAACCAGTAATTTTCCGAAAGCCTCAGCCGTTGCCGAGGCGCCGAAAAAGACGAAGAAAAATATATCGGGAGCGGAAGCGGTAATTCTCTCTCTTTTGGAAGAGGGAGTGGGTACGGTTTTCGGTTATCCGGGCGGAGCCATCATGCCGATTTATGACGCGCTGTATGACTATCGCGAAAAGTTAAATCACATTTTGGTCCGTCATGAGCAAGGCGCCAGCCACGCGGCCGAAGGTTTCGCTCGCGTATCGGGCGAAGTAGGCGTTTGTATGGCGACTTCGGGCCCGGGTGCGACTAATCTGGTGACCGGCATCGCCGACGCAATGGTGGATTCCACGCCAATGGTTTGCATTACCGGACAAGTAGGCAAAAACCTATTGGGTACCGACGCTTTTCAGGAGACGGATGTCATCGGTATCACTATGCCGGTTTGTAAATGGAGCTATCAGGTAACTTCCGCCGAAGAGATTCCGGGAGTTATGGCCAAAGCTTTTTATCTTGCGCGTTCGGGCCGTCCGGGACCGGTAGTGGTTGATATTACCAAAAATGCCCAGTTTGAAACGCTTGATTTCGAATACAAAGGTTGCGAGAATGTTCGGAGTTACCGTCCGGTTCCCGCGCCGAAGGAAAGCGCAATTGTTGCGGCCGCTGAGGTGATCAATAATGCCAAGAGACCGATGATCCTCGCCGGTCACGGAATCTTGATCTCGGGAGCACAAGAGGAATTTTTGGAATTTGTCGAGAAGACGGGTATTCCCGTAGGCTCCACGCTTTTGGGGCTTTCCGCTTTCCCAAGCTCGCATCCGTTGAATATGGGAATGCTAGGGATGCACGGAAATTACGCACCGAATATCAAGACTAACGAAGCTGACGTAATCTTGGCGGTGGGTATGCGTTTCGATGATCGCGTAACCGGAGATTTGAATACCTATGCCAAGCAAGCGACTGTTATTCATATCGAAATTGACAAGGCTGAGATCAGTAAAAACGTCAAGGCTGATATTCCGATAGTTTCCGACGCTAAGCTTGCTTTACAAGCGCTCTTACCGAAAGTCGATAAGAAGACTTACCCGGATTGGGTTCACGAATTCGAAGAGGCGGCTAAAGTTGAGAAAGCCAGAGTGATTGAGGGAGACATCCATCCAAGCGAAGGTAAAATCAAGATGGCCGAGGTGGTGAACCGTGTGTCGGAAATGACTGATGGAAAGGCGATTGTTACCACTGATGTTGGCCAGCACCAGATGATCGGGGCTAGGTACTATAAGTTCGAAGACACCGACACTTGGGTGACCTCGGGTGGTTTGGGAACAATGGGCTTCGCTTTGCCGGCGGCTTTCGGCGCCAAGCTCGGTCGTCCGGAAAAAGAAGTTGTGGCCTTTATCGGCGACGGCGGTTTCCAGATGACTTTGCAGGAGCTCGGCACAATCGCCGACAGCGAGCATCCGGTGAAGATCGTAATCTTGAACAATAGCTTCTTGGGTATGGTGCGCCAGTGGCAGGAGCTTTTCTTTGAGCGCCGTTACTCGTTTACCGACATCAAGAGCCCTGATTTTGTGACAATCGCCAAAGGCTACGGCATAGAATCCGAAAGGGTTAGCGAGCGCGAAAACCTTGACGAGGCTTTGGGCAGAATGTTGGCTTCGGACAAATCGTTCTTGCTGGAAGTTGTTGTCGAGAAGGAAGATAACGTATTCCCGATGGTGCCGACAGGTATGTGCGTTTCCAAGGTGAAACTGGGCAAAGAGGACTAA